Within Deltaproteobacteria bacterium, the genomic segment ACCAGGCCTACCAACAAGCCATCATCCAGGCCCAGAGAGATTACGGGAAGCCCTTTGTGGTGATCAGCATTCCCGGATCCGAGACGGATTTCGGCGCCGACTTTTTTAAGGCCGGTATTCCTTTTTTCGAATCTGCCGAAAGGGCCATGGGCACCTATGCAGTGATCCGGCGCAATCAGCTTTGGCGTCAGGGAAGGAGAAAGGTTCATGTTTCCTATCCAATTTGACTTTCGGGTCCTGGAGAGCCTTCCGGCACCCGAACAGGAAGAGATTACCCGGGTCATTCAGATCCTGAGGACCTTGATGCACCGACGGGTCCTTCCCTTTTTCAGAAAGCGGGGGACCGACCCCGGTAAGATCAACCGGCAGGCCGAACTCCTGGTTATCGAACGGCTCGATGATGAAGCAAACCGCATCCGAACCGTAAGCATCATCACCAAAGGGGAGAAGAATTGGACGATCCATATCCATGAGCGGGTCTTCGACTACCTGGCCTTTGTCTTTCCTACCCATCCCGATTCCAAACTGGGTGGAGACCGGGGAGAAGAAGGCAAAATGCTGGCCTTTTCCGAATTCCTCCTCCGGCACGAGATCGAGCATGCCCTTCACCCTGAAAAAACCGAAAAAGAAGTGATCCTATCCGATGTCGACTTTGCCATGGATCGCCGGGCCGAAGACCCGACCTTTTACCGGATGCTTCGGAATGCCCTGGCCGATGAAATGACCGGGCTTAAAGGGCAACCCTATCTGAAACTTTTTAATGCCGCTGAGCAGGAACAGACCTCTGAGGATCTGATTTTTTTAATCCTGTCCGAGCTGGCGGCCTGCCTGGCCGATGGTCCCGAGGAATTGGTGGAAGGTCTCTTTTTTATCCTCGACGGAGACATGGCTTTGAGATTGCTGGGCGAATACTTCCGGCGGAGCCGGAATACCGCCTATTCGCTGATGGGGCGGACGAATTTCCTTCGCCGGGTCCTTCGCCTTTTTTCCATCCTTATCGCCGGTGATGAAAAAAAAGCGGTTGATATTTTTAAAACCTTCCGGGAACGATGGGGGCTGATGGATCTCTTTCGCGAACTGGATCTGTCGGATAGAAACCTGGAAGGCCTCGATATGCAAGAGGCTTATTCCTTCTTTAAAGGGGCCTTGAAGAACCTGACTGAGCAGTTGACGATTCGCCTCCCGGCCGCCCCGCCGTCGCCGGTACCCGCGGTCCGGGCCGTAGAACCGGCCCCCCCTCCGGTAAAAAGCCTTAAGGATCGCATCGAAGCGGTCCGAAATGATCCGGCCTTTCCCCGCCAGGCCCTGGAGGTCATAGATAAAAACCGGGCCAGCGCCATCGGCCAAAGCGGTCCCAAGTATACCGAACTCATTGAAACCCTGCTGGCCATTCCCTGGGGAAAAACCCACTGGATCGAGGTGTCCCCGGAGGCCTTCGAGCAAGGACTTAACAGCACCCATTATGGGCTCCAGGGACCCAAAGAGATGGTTTGCGATTTTTTTACCAATCTTATCTGGCGTTACCAACAGTGGGGCCGGGATAAGAATTTCCGTCCGCGACGAACAGGTAGCGCCTTCCTTTTCGTGGGTCCTCCTGGGGTTGGAAAAACCTCCTTTGCCATTTCCATCGCCCAGAATCTTGGCATCCCCTATCATAAAGTCTCCCTGGGCGGTATGCGCGACGAGACGGATATGAAGGGCCACGGATTTACCTATGAAGGTTCCAAACCGGGGGCTATCGTCCAGGGGTTGATCAAGATGGGGGTCATGAACGGGATGTTTATTCTGGATGAGGCGGACAAGACGGAGAAATTCGCTATCGCTCCGCTGCTGGAGATCCTGGATCCGGAACAGAACCACCTTTTTCATGACAAGTACACCGAAACCACCATCGATATCGACCTCTCCAACTGTCAATTTATCCTGACGGCCAATACCCTGGAAACCGTACCGGCTCCTGTAGTGAATCGCTGTGAGGTGGTTGTCCTTAACCGTTATAGCATCGAAGAGAAGCTGGCCATTGCCAGGCACCACCTGATCGGAAGGGTCCGGGAAAGACACCAGATCGGGCCGGAGGCCATCCACTTCGATCCCGAGCAGGAGGAAGATCTTATCCGTCTCCTGATCAAGGACTATACCTACGAACCGGGGGTCAGAGAACTGGAGCGGATCATTCGCACCCTCTTTTTAAGGGTTCTGCGCCGGGAGATCCTCCTGGGGGGGAAACCCTCGGTGCGACTCACCCGGCGCAAAATAAAGGAAAACCTGCGGGCCCCCAGACGGCCCTGGAAGATTAATGAAGAAGACCGGATTGGGGAGATGCTGGCCCTGGGAGTGGTCGTCGAACTCGGTATCGGATCTATTATTCCCATTCAGGCCACACCCATCCGTCTTGGGACAGAGATTGAGGGGCGACGCCAAAGCTTCCTGAGCATGGTTCAGGCAACAGGCAACATCCAGAAGATCATGGATGAAAGCCGAAAGGTGGCCACCACCGGCATTCTTCATTGCGCAGAAACGCTGGGCATAAAACTGGAACAGATTGAAGCCCCCATCCATCTTCATTTCATGGGGGCCTCCACACCAAAAGACGGGCCGTCGGCCGGCGGGGCGATCGCCCTGGCCCTGACCTCGGCTCTTACGGGCCGTACCATCCGCCGGGATGTGGCCATGACCGGAGAAATCGACACCCAGGGGAGGATAACCCCGATCGGCGGCCTGGCCGAAAAATTGGAGACCGCCTGTGATGCCGGATGCCGGACCATGATCCTCCCTCAGGACAATTTGTTCGGTCCCGACGGGATCGAGAGGCTGCCGACGGCCCTTAAAGAAGAACTGCAGATTCTGACCTACCCGGAATGGCAGGCCGAGCATCCGGCCTTTGATTATGACCGGCACATACTCCAGGTCGTAGGGGTAGAGCATATCGGTCAGGCGGCCCATATCGCTTTCATTGATCAAGAAGAGATGACCGCCCTGGAGGCCCGATTTCTCCCCTACGGAAAATCCATCCAGCCCCTTTATTCTGAAGCACCCGGGGAGAGGCGCTCATGCCTGCCCATCTTCTATGCCAAAGACGAAGGGGAGTTGGATCTGGAAGGACTTCCGGAGAGGGTCTGGCAAAGGTGCCAGGCGGCCTTCCTGGTACGCCCTGAACTGAAAAGGAGGCTGGAGGAAAAAGGCGGTCTGCCACAAGGGCAGGCCAAGCTCCTCGATTTTGACCCCAACGGAAAGGAGATGGCGCCCATCGTTTCCATGATTCAAGAGCATCTGAACTCGGAAGCCTTTTGGCCCGCTTACCAAACCTTGATAGCGCCTTTTTACTTTCTGATCCGGGAAGAGCAATCCCTCAGGAAGATTCCTGGCTTGCGACTCTTTGCCAACAACTACGCCTTTCAGGGGGTGAAGATCAAAAACTGCAAGGCCGTTCTCAACCGGGTGGCCTTTCATCTGGCCCAACTTACTGAAACTGAACTGGCCGCCTGTCCTTTTTGGGTCAAACAAAACGGGATCTATGTGGTGGACCTTTCTTTCATTCCGGAGAAATATCGTCTGGATATCAAGCGGGCCGAGAAAATTTTGGAGGCCGCCCTGAGAAAGTGGCTGGCGGTGGTGGAGGATGCCGACACCATTGGAAGAGAGCAATAAAATTTGAAGACTGCTTCAAATTCAAGGGCCGATACAAATTCATCATGAACGTGCATAAAAAATAAGGAGGATGTTATGAAGGTACTGGCTGTAAATTCAAGCCCTCGGGGTGAGGGTCAGAGTAAAACCGTATTGCTGCTGAACCACCTGGTTCAAGGGATGGGGGAGGCCGGGGCCGAGGTCGAGGTGATCGAGCTTCGGAAGAAAACGATCCGCTATTGTGCCGGCTGTTTTACCTGTTGGACCAAGACCCCGGGTCTGTGCATCCATCAGGACGATATGAGCCGGGATCTCTTTCCTAAATGGCTGGCCAGCGATCTGGTGATTTATGCCTCGCCGCTTTATCATTACACGATCAATGCCGCCATGAAGGCCTTTATCGAACGGACCCTGCCGGTGCTGCAGCCCTTCTTTGAGCAGCACAATGGAACAACCCATCATCCCCTGCGCCAGAACCTGCCCAAGGCGGTTTTCCTTTCGGTGGCCGGTTTTCCGGAAGCAGGTGTTTTTGACCAGATGTCTTCCTGGGTGCAGTTTATTTTTGGAAGCCGGGGGAATCTGGTAGCGGAAATTTACCGGCCGGCGGCCGAGAGTTTGCCTTATCTCGGCGAAAAGGCCCAGGTAATTTATGAAGCCTTCCAACAGGCCGGCCGGGAGATTGTTCGGGATTTAAGGGTCTCTCCGGAAACGATGGCCCAAATCAATCAGGAAATCATCGAGGATAAGGAGGCCTTCGCGACCATGGGCAACCTGTTCTGGAAAACCTGCATTGCCGAAGGGGTAACCCCCAAAGAATTTTACGAAAAAGGCCTCATGCCCCGTCCGGATTCCATCGAGACCTTTATGATTATCATGCCCATGGGATTCAAACCGGAGGCCGCTCATGATCTAAGGGCGGTCATTCAATTCCATTTTTCCGGGGAAGTCGAAGGACACTGCTATTTTCGGATTGAGAATGGCAGCCTGACACCGGTCCAGGGAGAGGCGGAAAAGCCGGACTTGGTTATTTCATCCCCTTTTGAGGTCTGGATGGATATCATGACCGGCAAGGCCGACGGTCAGCAGATGTTTATGGAACAAAAATATCAGGTGGCCGGAGACCTGTCTCTGCTCCTGCGCTTGAGCCAGCTTTTCGGTAAATAGCTTCGCAAACCGGCCCGGGATGCCCTCCCCGGGCCGGTTTGCGATCGGGAATTCCCACCCCCTGCACAGGGTCTTCTCTTAAACCGGAGTTTTATTTTTCCTGGTATTCCGACCCTTGGCAATACCTTGCTTGCTTTTGGGGGCTTCACCCCGTAATCCTCTCAGGGCAAAATCACAATAAAAATGGATAATCTCCTGGTTAGACAGCCTGCCATCCGGAGAATACCAGATATTGACCCGCATAATCATCGAAGCTATGCTGTAAGCCGCCAGCTTAACATCGATTTCCTGAAAATCGCCGGATTTAATGCCCCGGGTAATTATCTTGCAAAGTATCCGGTCGTAGGTGTCCCGTAAGGCCACAAATTTTTTACGTTTGGCTGGCGATAAGCGGTCCAGCCCGATGTCAAAAAGTAATTTATTCGTTTTTTTGTGACCTAAGGCATAGGTGGCATGTTGGATAATAAAAAACCGCAATTGCTCAACCGGGCTGGTAGTTTCATCGTCCTCGAGAGGTTTGATGTAAGAAATGATGGTCTCGATTTGAGACCGAAGGATTTCGTATAGAATAGCCTCTTTTTGCGGAAAAAAATTATAAATGTTGGCCGGCTTGCATCCATAGGCCGTGGCGATATCTTTCATGGTCGTGTCATGGTACCCTTTCTTCCAGAAGAGCAGGACCGCTTCATGCAGAACCCTCTCCTTCTGGGAAGAACCCCCCCTGGTTCTATTCATAACAAAGGTTCCTCTCTGTTCAAGACCGTTTCAATGCCGCGCCATCAAGGCCGGGAATACTATTTAGTTCGAAAATAGGATTTCAAGATGTAAGTTTCAAAAAAAACACTTTTGCAAAAATCAACTGCTTTTTCATTTTGCGTGGCGATCAATCATAATAGGTTTATAATATTTAATATAATGGTTAATGGCCATTAATTAACCGTAACATTTTTCTCCCTCACTATGCATTTTTTTCTTGACATGGTAAAGATAATTTTAATATATAAGTTATCTTTTTTAAAAATCCTTTTTGTCGTTCCGAATCCGTATTCGCCAAAGATCTGCGGTGGCAGTTGATTTTCTTCTTGAATTATGTTCTCGCATTTTACTTGATAAGAAAGTGAGAAGCACACATCATATCATAATACCTTTCTCTAAAGAGCAAATTAGTTTCCAAATTTTTTACCATGGGCAATAGAAAGGAGAAGTAAGATGAAAAGGAATGGTAACTGGATTTTTGTTTTGGTCTGTTTGTTGTCCTTTTTTTCCCTGACGACTTTTATGCCACCCCAGGCCCTGGCGGCTAATGCCAAGTTTGAATTCAACAAAATGGGCGACATGTCGGATTTTGACCCCAACAACCCCGTGATTCCCACGGGGGACACGATCAAGATCGCTATCGTGGCTTCTTTTTCCGGCCCGGCGGCCATAGTGGGGCAGATCTATTATATCTCCGTTCTTTGGGCCGCCCATGACATCAATAAAAGAGGCGGCCTGTTAGTAGACGGAAAAAAGAAGCTGGTTCAGATCATCAAGGCCGACCACATGTCCAAGCCGGACCAGTGCAAAAAGGTCTGCGAAAGGATGATCCTGCAGGAAAAGGTCCATGTCCTCTGGGGCACGGACGGCAGCAATCTGCAAAAGATCATCAACGACGTGGCCAATAAGTACAAGGTCATTTCTCAGAACGCCGCTTCCTTATCCGATGAACTCCAGGATGCCACGAATTTCTCCCGCTATGCCTTCATGTCCTCATTTTCCACCGAGCAGATCGGCCGGGGTATAGCCTATTACTACGGACAGATCCGGAAAAAGGAAAAGAAGTTTTATATCCTCTGCCAGGACTACATGTTCGGACATGCTATGGCAGACGGCTTCAAACATGGTCTGAAAGAATACTATCCGGATGCCCAGATCGTCGGCGAGGATTACCATAAGCTGTTTCTGACCGACTTCGCCCCTTTCCTGACCAAGATCAAGGCCTCCGGGGCCGAGGTGGTTTATACCGGGGACTGGATCCCGGACGCTGCCAACCTTCTGAAGCAGGCCCGGCAGATGGGCATCAACCTGCCCTTTGCCCACACCTTTTTAGATGAACCCAATTTCCTGCATGAAGTGGGGGTCGACGGGACCAAAGGACTGGTCCAGCTCAGCCAGTACGGTGCGGAACTCCCCACCTTCAAGACACCCGATCAGATCAAATACTACAAGACCTGGAACAACCTGTGGAAGAATAAATGGAAGGCCCCTTTCAATACCCGTCTGTTCGAACACGGAGTAGGAAACATAGGCTCCTACACCGAGCAGACTTACTGGCTTCTGAGTGTTATCGAGCGGGCCGGCAGCGTAGATCCGGAAAAGATCATCAAGGTCTGGGAAGGGGACAGCTATCAATATACAACCGGGAAGGTCATGAAAATGCGGGCCTGCGACCACAAGGCGATTCAGGACCTGCATGTCTTTGAATACGTCCCCCCGGAACAACAGAAGGTATCGTTCAATATCCCGCCCAACTATTGGTTCAAGGGTACTTCCAACCCCGGTCCCACCTTTACGATTCCGGCGGCTAAGGTGTTGCCTCTGATGGATCAGAAGCTGGACCGTTGCAAAGGGAAGAGCCCTTCGGGAGATTAACTAAACCCTCATGCCCCGTTGGGCATCACGTGAAAGAATCACAGGGCGCCGATCGCCGGGTCTATGGTCTAAAGGGTTTTAGTCTGTAGCCCCCGGCGGTCGGCCCTGTCAGGCAGGATGCCTGACCTATTTTTACTGAACGTAAACATTTTTTTACTGAACTTAAACCGTTGCAAGAGGATTAGATGGACCCAAAAACCGCAATGTACGTGGCCCAGGGCATACATGGGCTGGCCTACGGCATGATACTTTTCCTGATCGCCTCCGGATTGAATATGATCTTCGGGATGATGGGGATTTTGAATCTGGCCCATACGGCTTTCTTCATGCTTTCCGCCTATTTTTGCTATCAATTTATAACCTGGACCGGGAGCTTCTGGCTGGCCCTGCTCCTGGCCCCGATCATCACCGCCATTTTTGGAATCCTGCTGGAAAGATTGATTCTCCGAAAAGTGCATGTCGGCGGCCATTTACCGGAATTGATCGTCACCGTCGGCTTCGGCATGGTCATACTGGCGGCCGTCAAGATTTTTTGGGGCACGGAGAGCCTGCCGGTGAAGATGCCTCCTGTTCTGGAGGGTCTGGTCATCATAGCCGGTATGGAATATCCGGTCTACCGGCTTTTCGTTATCGGGTTGGCCCTGCTGGTCTTGTTGTTTATGGCTCTGCTGCTTTACAAGACCCGACTGGGCAAAATCGTCCAGGCGGCTGTTTCCGATGCCGATATGGTCAATGCCCTGGGGATCAATATCCCTCTGGTCTTCATGGTGGTCTTTGGCGTGGGGACCTGGCTGGGCGGGGTGGCCGGGGTGGTCATCGCCCCCATCCTGACGGTATTTCCCGGATTGGACGGCCAGGTGGGCATGGATGCCTTTATGGTGGTCGTCACCGGAGGATTCGGGAGCCTCATGGGGGCCTTTATCGTTTCTATTATATTCGGGCTGTTGAGCTCTTATGGCGTGCAGTTCTTTTCTGCTCTGGCGCCGGTCCTGATGTTTGCCTTCATGGCTATTGTCCTGGCCATTCGGCCTATGGGCTTGTTCGGAGAAAGGGAATGATGAATAATACCGGTCGGTGGCTTTTATGGGCGGGGTTAATCCTGGTCCTGATCTTATATCCCAAGTTATTCGGCATCTACTATACCAACTTTTTTGTAACCTTTGCCGTCTTTGCCGTCTTTTCCGTCTCCTATAATTTTCTGCTGGGCTTTACCGGTCTGTTCAGTTTCGGCCATGCCATGTTTTTCGGCACCGGAGGGTACGCCACGGCCCTGGCCCTGAAACATATAGAGGGAATGCCCCTTATCCCGGCCCTCTTGTTCGGTTTTTTTGCCGCAGCCCTCCTGGCCCTCATACTGAGCCCTCTGGTCGTCCGGGTCAGCGGCACGGCTTTTGCGATGCTGCACCTGGCCTTCGGCCAGTTGATGTATGTCCTGGCCCTGAAATTACGAACCATAACCGGCGGCGAGGACGGCATCGGAGGATTTCCCCTGCCTGATTTTCAAATTCCGGGAATCCTGTCGGTCAGCATAAAAGACTCGGCCAACTTCTATTATTTTGCCATGGCCGTCTTAGGGCTCAGCCTCTGGATCATGTGGTTTGTGACCAAAACCCCCTTTGGACAAATACAGACCGGGGTCCGGGATAATAGCAAGCGGGTCGACTACATAGGTTTTAAGGTGCCCCAGACCAAGGCCGCGGTTTATGTGATCTCCGGCGCCTTTGCCGGTGTGGCCGGCTCCATTTATGCCTTGTTCCAGAATCTGATCTCGGCCGACGGCGGGTTGAGTGTTTTGATTTCCTTTACCCCGGTCATCAACGTCATGGTCGGAGGGGTGGCCAGCTTTTTCGGCCCCCTCCTGGGCACCGGAGTCCTCCAGATTTTGACCGAAATAACCACCCGCTATACCGAACGGGTAGAACTGGTGGATGGTCTGATCCTCATTCTGGTCATTCTGTTTGCCCCTCGGGGACTGATGGGCTTTATAACTTACTTGAAACAAAGATGGGGTTCCCCCCTGGCCGCAAAGGCCCCAATGGAGAAGGTTTCATGAATATCCTGGAGACCAAAGGACTGTATAAGGATTTCAAAGGACTGGAAGTCCTGTTCAACGTCAACCTGCAGGTTAGAGAAGGGGAGAGGCATGCCATCATCGGCCCAAACGGCGCCGGCAAAACCACGCTCTTCAATGTGATCACCGGGACCTACCGGCCCAGCCAGGGGAAAATCCATTTCAAAGGAAAGGATGTTTCCGGGGCCAGGCCCCATGAGTTGACCCGGTTGGGCCTGGGGCGATCGTTTCAAATCACCAGTACCTTTCACAATATGACGGCCTTTCAGAATATTCGTCTGGCCATCCTCTCCAAGAATAAGATCCGCTTCAACCTGCTGCATAAAGTGGACAAGATGAAGGAGATCACCCGGGAAACGGAAGAAGTCTTGAAGAGGATCAATCTGGACGGGGAGCGGAATTTTCCGGCCGCTGCATTGTCCTATGGAAAACACCGTTCCCTGGAAATCAGCATGGCCCTGGCCACGAACCCGGACCTGGTCCTCCTCGACGAGCCCACGGCCGGCATGTCCCGGGATGAAACACACACGGCCGTGGATTTGATCCGGCGACTGACCGAAGGGAAAACCATGGTCATCATCGAGCACGATATGGATGTGGTTTTTTCTATTGCCGATCGGATTACCGTTCTCCATTATGGGCAGATTTTAACGACCGGGACGCCGGATGAGATCCGGCAGAACCAGGCGGTGAAGGATGCCTACCTGGGGGAACAGGAGGTTTAAGGATGCTGCTGAATGTACAGGGACTCAATACCTACTACGGGCTGAGCCATGCCTTGCAAAATATCTCCTTACGGGTGGCGCCTGGGGAAATCGTCGCCTTACTGGGGAGAAACGGCATGGGCAAGAGCACCACGCTGAAGAGTGTTATGGGACTTCTCAAACCGAAATCGGGCTCCATCGTCTTTAAAGGCCGGGAGATCTCCGGGCTTCCCCCCTACAAAGTGGCCAGGGAGGGGATAGGCTATGTGCCGGAAGAGAGAAGGATCTTCCCGGAGTTGACCGTGGTGGATAATCTTCAAATCGGTATTAAGGGAGGGAAGATATCCGAAAACATCAACGGGACCAAGTGGACCGTGGAGCGGATCTTCCAGCATTTTCCCAAGCTGAAAGAAAGGTCCGGCTCAAAAGGAAGGTTCTTATCCGGCGGTGAGCAGCAGATGCTGACCATAGGAAGGGCCTTGATGGGCAACCCGGAACTGTTACTGGTTGACGAACCCACCGAAGGGCTGGCCCCGATCATGGTCCAGGAAGTCCGGGACATCCTGGCCGAGATCAACAAGGCCGGAGTTTCGATTTTACTGGTGGAACATAACTTTAAGGTGGCCATGTCGCTGGCCAACCGCGTTTATCTGATGGGCAAGGCCCACGTCGGATTTTCCGGGACCAAAGAAGAATTAAATGCCAACCCCCAGGCCCGGGAAAAATATATGGAAGTTTAAAGCGGCCCGGAGGCTGGACCCCCAAAAAAATAAAATAATAGGACGTCGGACCTCGGGGAGGTTGGGCGATCAGATCGGGTAATTTGAATAGGTCAATCGAATTATGCCGGAGGGGCACCCCAAATCCAGACTCATTATTCCCTCTTTTTTTTCTCTCAATAATCCAATCTTGCTTTCGTAGACATCTCCTAAATTGACAAATCCAATCGATTTTTGTTATTATTCTAAATTAAAAATCCGCCTCCCAAGGAAAAATCAATGGAAAATCAATCGGAAATAAAAAATACCCCATCCCCATCCCCATCCCAGGATCAAGGGTCGCCTTTTTATTTTAAACAACGGTTCAAATTATCGGCTTTGGAGATCATGTTCGGTCTCTTAATTGTAATAGGCCTGATTTATATCGGGTATTTCATTTTATTCCAGGAAAGTTCCGGGACTTCCACAAAATTACAAAAAAAAATAAATTTTATGGAAACCAGTTCCAGGGAACAGGCTGGAAAATTCGACCAAAAGATCAAAGCGATTCAAGACAACCAAACCCAATTGGAAGTACGGCTCAAGTCCCAGGAAGCCATTAACCGGGATCTGTCAACCAAAGTTGGAAAATTGGAGAAGCGCCTGTTAGAGGAGAAGAAACCTCCTGTTGTAAAAGAAAAGATCCAGTACAAAGTCAAAAAAGGGGAAACCCTCCAGGGTATTGCCAAAAAATTCAAGGTCTCTACCGACGAACTGGTCCGATGGAACAAACTGGATAAAAACCACCCGGCACGAACTGGAGATACGCTGATTATTTTTCCCCGATAATAAAATCCATTTAGATTTTATATCCCATGTCCGATGAGATTAAAAAAAGGCAAGAAAAACCCAGAAGGCACTTTAAATGCCATTGTTGCGGCAAAGGGGAAGCCTTTTGCTGGGTTTGCCCTTGTGGATTTCAAATCTGCCAACTTTGCCTCAAGGAAAACGCCTGGGGCCTGACATGTAATAATATTACCTGGATTTGTCCTGATTGCGGGAGAGATCGTTCCTTTTGATCATCGCTCGATCCTTATCTGATGTCAGGCCGGAGGCCTGACCTATTTTGATTAAATAGTTCCCCATATTTGATGGACTGGTAAAAAAGCCGAAAGAGCCCGATTTTGTCATTCCCGTGGAAGCTTGTCCTGGAATATCTTAATCGGGGACGGGAATCCAGTGATTAGAATTGGTTACGTCTGGCCTGGATTCCCGCCTGCGCGGGAATGACGAGTTTTTACAGGGTCATCAGAATTTCAAACCGCAAATAAATTCAAAGGAGAAAAAGATCATGGAACTAAAAGGATCCAGAACAGAGAAGAATATCCTGACTGCTTTCGCCGGGGAATCCCAGGCCAGAAACCGCTACACCTATTTTGCCAGCCAGGCCAAAAAGGAAGGTCTGGTTCAGATGTCATTTATCTTTGAAGAGACCGCCAACCAGGAAAAAGAACATGCCAAACGCCTTTTTAAGTTGCTCTCAGGCGGGGAGGTCGAGATCCGGGCCTCTTTTCCCGCCGGTGTTATCGGGAGTACTGCCGAGAATTTAAAAGCAGCGGCCGGTGGTGAACATTATGAATGGGCTGAAATGTATCCTGGGTTTGCCCGGATAGCCCGAGAAGAAGGTTTTAATGATATAGCCATGATCTTAGAATCCATTGCCGTAGCCGAGAAGCAGCATGAAAAAAGATATCTGGGGCTCCTGGCCAATCTGCAATCCGGCCGGGTTTTTAAAAAGGATAAACCGGTGGTCTGGCGTTGCCTGAATTGCGGCTATCTGCATGAAGGCCCGGAGGCCCCGGACCAGTGCCCGGCCTGCGACCACCCCAGGGATTATTACGAACTATTGAGAGAAAACTGGTAAAAAAAAAGCAAATAGGTTGTTTTTTATTGAAAAATACAGGTTTTCCCCCATGTCTTTTCTGAAACATTTTTGATAGTAGTTTAAATTAAGTACTAACCAAAGTTATTTGAAATTTCATTGTTGCGGGTTGTGCGATACGAGTTACGAGTTATTAGACGATAACTTATAAATTCTCCGATCCAGGGTGTAAGCGCC encodes:
- a CDS encoding TetR/AcrR family transcriptional regulator, whose amino-acid sequence is MNRTRGGSSQKERVLHEAVLLFWKKGYHDTTMKDIATAYGCKPANIYNFFPQKEAILYEILRSQIETIISYIKPLEDDETTSPVEQLRFFIIQHATYALGHKKTNKLLFDIGLDRLSPAKRKKFVALRDTYDRILCKIITRGIKSGDFQEIDVKLAAYSIASMIMRVNIWYSPDGRLSNQEIIHFYCDFALRGLRGEAPKSKQGIAKGRNTRKNKTPV
- a CDS encoding ABC transporter substrate-binding protein, translated to MKRNGNWIFVLVCLLSFFSLTTFMPPQALAANAKFEFNKMGDMSDFDPNNPVIPTGDTIKIAIVASFSGPAAIVGQIYYISVLWAAHDINKRGGLLVDGKKKLVQIIKADHMSKPDQCKKVCERMILQEKVHVLWGTDGSNLQKIINDVANKYKVISQNAASLSDELQDATNFSRYAFMSSFSTEQIGRGIAYYYGQIRKKEKKFYILCQDYMFGHAMADGFKHGLKEYYPDAQIVGEDYHKLFLTDFAPFLTKIKASGAEVVYTGDWIPDAANLLKQARQMGINLPFAHTFLDEPNFLHEVGVDGTKGLVQLSQYGAELPTFKTPDQIKYYKTWNNLWKNKWKAPFNTRLFEHGVGNIGSYTEQTYWLLSVIERAGSVDPEKIIKVWEGDSYQYTTGKVMKMRACDHKAIQDLHVFEYVPPEQQKVSFNIPPNYWFKGTSNPGPTFTIPAAKVLPLMDQKLDRCKGKSPSGD
- a CDS encoding NAD(P)H-dependent oxidoreductase; protein product: MKVLAVNSSPRGEGQSKTVLLLNHLVQGMGEAGAEVEVIELRKKTIRYCAGCFTCWTKTPGLCIHQDDMSRDLFPKWLASDLVIYASPLYHYTINAAMKAFIERTLPVLQPFFEQHNGTTHHPLRQNLPKAVFLSVAGFPEAGVFDQMSSWVQFIFGSRGNLVAEIYRPAAESLPYLGEKAQVIYEAFQQAGREIVRDLRVSPETMAQINQEIIEDKEAFATMGNLFWKTCIAEGVTPKEFYEKGLMPRPDSIETFMIIMPMGFKPEAAHDLRAVIQFHFSGEVEGHCYFRIENGSLTPVQGEAEKPDLVISSPFEVWMDIMTGKADGQQMFMEQKYQVAGDLSLLLRLSQLFGK
- a CDS encoding branched-chain amino acid ABC transporter permease, giving the protein MDPKTAMYVAQGIHGLAYGMILFLIASGLNMIFGMMGILNLAHTAFFMLSAYFCYQFITWTGSFWLALLLAPIITAIFGILLERLILRKVHVGGHLPELIVTVGFGMVILAAVKIFWGTESLPVKMPPVLEGLVIIAGMEYPVYRLFVIGLALLVLLFMALLLYKTRLGKIVQAAVSDADMVNALGINIPLVFMVVFGVGTWLGGVAGVVIAPILTVFPGLDGQVGMDAFMVVVTGGFGSLMGAFIVSIIFGLLSSYGVQFFSALAPVLMFAFMAIVLAIRPMGLFGERE
- a CDS encoding AAA family ATPase codes for the protein MFPIQFDFRVLESLPAPEQEEITRVIQILRTLMHRRVLPFFRKRGTDPGKINRQAELLVIERLDDEANRIRTVSIITKGEKNWTIHIHERVFDYLAFVFPTHPDSKLGGDRGEEGKMLAFSEFLLRHEIEHALHPEKTEKEVILSDVDFAMDRRAEDPTFYRMLRNALADEMTGLKGQPYLKLFNAAEQEQTSEDLIFLILSELAACLADGPEELVEGLFFILDGDMALRLLGEYFRRSRNTAYSLMGRTNFLRRVLRLFSILIAGDEKKAVDIFKTFRERWGLMDLFRELDLSDRNLEGLDMQEAYSFFKGALKNLTEQLTIRLPAAPPSPVPAVRAVEPAPPPVKSLKDRIEAVRNDPAFPRQALEVIDKNRASAIGQSGPKYTELIETLLAIPWGKTHWIEVSPEAFEQGLNSTHYGLQGPKEMVCDFFTNLIWRYQQWGRDKNFRPRRTGSAFLFVGPPGVGKTSFAISIAQNLGIPYHKVSLGGMRDETDMKGHGFTYEGSKPGAIVQGLIKMGVMNGMFILDEADKTEKFAIAPLLEILDPEQNHLFHDKYTETTIDIDLSNCQFILTANTLETVPAPVVNRCEVVVLNRYSIEEKLAIARHHLIGRVRERHQIGPEAIHFDPEQEEDLIRLLIKDYTYEPGVRELERIIRTLFLRVLRREILLGGKPSVRLTRRKIKENLRAPRRPWKINEEDRIGEMLALGVVVELGIGSIIPIQATPIRLGTEIEGRRQSFLSMVQATGNIQKIMDESRKVATTGILHCAETLGIKLEQIEAPIHLHFMGASTPKDGPSAGGAIALALTSALTGRTIRRDVAMTGEIDTQGRITPIGGLAEKLETACDAGCRTMILPQDNLFGPDGIERLPTALKEELQILTYPEWQAEHPAFDYDRHILQVVGVEHIGQAAHIAFIDQEEMTALEARFLPYGKSIQPLYSEAPGERRSCLPIFYAKDEGELDLEGLPERVWQRCQAAFLVRPELKRRLEEKGGLPQGQAKLLDFDPNGKEMAPIVSMIQEHLNSEAFWPAYQTLIAPFYFLIREEQSLRKIPGLRLFANNYAFQGVKIKNCKAVLNRVAFHLAQLTETELAACPFWVKQNGIYVVDLSFIPEKYRLDIKRAEKILEAALRKWLAVVEDADTIGREQ